The following nucleotide sequence is from Silurus meridionalis isolate SWU-2019-XX chromosome 5, ASM1480568v1, whole genome shotgun sequence.
ATTTTCATGCCATGTTTTACCCTGTTCTATTATGTGATAAAACTGAAATATGTACACAGATCAGGtagaacattatgaccacctgtctaatattgtgttgatccCCCCCCCTAttttgccaaaacagtcctaaCCTGTTGAGCACTAACAGCAATTTtatctacaggagctcgtctgttggattagaccacacaggccagccttcactccccaagTAGCCGGTtcaacactgttccttccttgggctacttttgatagatactgaccactgcagatcgTGAACACCACACAAgacctgcagttttggagatgaaaCTTGTgttcacaatttggcccttgtcaaaatctctcaaatccttacgcttgcccatttttcctgcttctaacacatcaactttgaggactaAATGTTTACTTGCCGCCTAATATataccacccactaacaggtgccatgatgaagagataatcagttttATCTAGTTCACTATTAATAATGTTAAATTgtcttaatgttatgcctgatcagtgtgtatgAACTAATGGAAGACATTTTTGCTGTCTTATTGGGTATAATATAAGAATATTATTGGTGAATTTAGTTTGAGTaagctaaattaaataaataacatgcatcatttttatgatttaacacttctgtttgtgctttttttttaaggatttataTTAGACTTGTACAATTagattgaaatgtatttaaaattaagattatactgtgaagtaaaatgtttgatttaaaaatgcGTACAAATATACTAAACTTGGCAGAAATATAGTGAATAACATGTTTTCACTGTGTAGCCTATCCGTGACTTGAAGTACTCATTGATAAAGCGGTCTCTCTTGGGGAGTGTGTCAGACAGCGGCTCTGTGGTTCTGTGGGATGCCAATACACAGAAGGAGCTACACACGTTTGAAGGAGCACACAAAGCTCCTGCCTCAGGCCTGGCCTTTTCTCCAGCAAATGACTTGCTCTTTATTACAGTGGGACTGGATAAGAAGATTGTCTGTTATGACACTTCCAGCAAAGTGTAAGgcgcacacattttttttagagGTTGTTTTTAGATAATTGCTAGTTTAAAGCAAGATATggcttttttataatattacttGAAATTCAGTTTGtgggttgttgttgtttgtttctgcAGTATTTTCCGAAGTAAGCAGGTAGAGTCCCCACTTACAACTGTAGACTTCACTCCAGATGGAGCAGGGCTGGTAGTGGGCTCCACCCAAGGACGGATCTACATGTATGATCTGCGTAACCTAAGTGCTCCTGTCAAAACCACCATGGCTCACAAGACCTCAGTCACATGTATTCGCTTCCAGCACTCGAACACAAGACTAAAAGTATGTTTTGCATATGctttgtctatatatatatatatatatatatatatatatatatatatatatatatatatatatatatatatatatggtattgTGCGGTAATAAAGAACAATGGCATTCTAATGTGCTATAAATTAACTTTCTCCTCAGACTAGTAAAACAGTCTCAGGCAAGACTACTACTTCGCAGTCTAACAAGCGGATCTCCGTAAAGCTGGGGCAGACCCAGCAGGGCGGTCCATCTACTCCGACTTCTTCAGTTCCTACTGTCCTAGAACAGCAGCCAGTAAGCCGAGGAGATGGACAAACTCACAACCTAGGTGAGGGTTCATTTCACTCAGCTGTCCTCAGTTTCTTTGAATGTATATAATTCATAACTTGTACAGCCTGGTTTGGAACATGGTCAGCTTTTGATTTGACAAATTCATGaggtcaatgtgtgtgtgtgtgtgtgtgtgtgtgtgtgtgtgtgtgtgtgtgtgtgtgtgtgtgtgtgtgtgtgtgtgtgtgtgtgtatatgtatatgtgtgtgttatatatatatatatatatatattatatgggaTCATAGCATATTTGTGacaaatgtattcaaattttAGAATTGCACACTAGTGTACTCTTCCTGCGCTGTGGGTGTGTTTAGGGAGTGGAGGAGGTCCTGAGGTGCCATCCAGAGATGCTGAAGGCCAGCAGAGTTTGGATAAGTTTAACAGTGTCGGTCGAAACAGTCTGAGCCTGGATATTTTCTCACCTGTAACCGATGGTATGtgcttactttatttattatacagttgCTGtggattttacttttactttgcactacagttttatttttttgcctcaCTCAGGGTTTAAGACACATGGCTTAATTGGTGATACTCCAACTTCAAGAAATGGTGTGTACTTAGTGATACTTTAGACATAGGAAGTACCTATGCCATTCTATTGGTCAAAAATTGCAGCACTGCTTATTGCTTTTTGTCTGATGGGTATATCTGTTTTTCAATGTACCACTAGGGGGCAGTGCTGATGTCTTTTTCAGAGAACCTGAGGGGCAACACAGTTCAGACAAGTTTAGGGTGGGTCGCAACAGCCTGGACATTTTCTCTCCTGTCCGAGATGGTGAGAGGATTTTCCTTCTTAggtgttatttattatatttcagaaaatgtttcCTTGCTTTCTCAAATATAAGTAACTGCAATAATCTGctattttttaagaattattataattttttttttttttttacgtatttTTAACTCATTAATTCTAGATTATAAAGGTCACAGGCTCAGTGATGCCTCAAGTGTAAAGAAAGGTGAGCTTTTATTGTTTGCATTTGACTGAAGTTATTGATAAAATTCTTTTTGTATTAGTACAAGCATTTGTTCAGTTCTTTACTTGTTTGATATTGTTTCTTGTATTAAAGATTTAGATTTCTTACCTCAGCACGGTTCAGCTCAGCGCAAGAACCCACTGGGTACACCTGGTGCTCGCTGTTATAGTCCTCTGACTGCTGTCCACACACCACCTGCAATCAAAGAGGAGGATACAGTGATCACATCACCTACGCATACGGACACACAAAGCAATATGGTCAGTTACTGTCATTTCATTATGTGTTTAGGAGACAACCCTAATGCTTGAATGACTACTAAATGTTTTGTAGCTATAATGTACTGTTACTTTAACAATATAAGGAATATAAAGTGgtataaaaacctatacataaaatgtataggtatatatttttttatatttctgataTTAACATTTTGGCATGATGGACAGGTAAAGAAGAGTAATTATCTGAGGCAAAATGTTCTGAATACACTTCCTGCTTCTCAGAGTACACACATGCAATCAGTGCCTTCATTCAACACTCCTGAGGCAAGTCAAAGGAGAGAATTGTCAACCCAGCTCAACTATGATTCGCCAGTAAGTTGCAGTCAACCTGTAGCTGAACCAGGTATGTAAACAGGACATAGAATACACCTGATCAAATGAATacttgtatgtaaatgtatgattGCAGGGTCACAAAAAgttgtgtttctgtttctagcagcagcagcaccagcagcagtAGCAGGTGCATCGGGTGCTGTCAGTAGTGAAGCACCACTCACCTCTGTCCAGATGAATTTTGTGCGCAACATGATCCATGAAGCTCTGGAAGATTTCAGGTACATCGTTttgaaatatttacacacacacttctatttACTCGTCTCTAAGGAAAAACTGTTAAATTCGTAATGTTACCTACAGTATAGTACATTATTTTTGCATTGTTATGTTGGTAAACTCAAgttaacaaaaacattctgaTCCCACTCCGAAGTCAGTTTATACTTCCAGGGCTTTATTACCAAGTTgtggaaccttttttttttttttttggtaataatTAGTACACTATAGTCAATTAGGTAGTTACACAGAGCACAGGGAAGAAAGAGTAAACTTTTCTGTTCaattttcaactttattttagGAATAAAGCCATTTTATGAGTTGCATGCGTCTTGTATAGGAATGGACATATCATGGCACCTGAGATGAGAATTTCATGCAAATAAACCTGTACCTTACATTTACTTTTGTAAAAGAACAGCTattcttatattatattatgttagcTTAGTCATTTTGCAATCCCGGTAACCAGAATCTGAGACTAAGTAACACATTTTACTTCCTGGTGGCTAGTTTATCAATCCAAGGTGTCAGTCTGAAGACCTCTCCAAACTTTCTCAGATCAGCTAAACAGctttgtaatcttttttttagagACACATGCCACAGAGATATTATCAATCTGCAAGTTGAAATGGTGCGGCAGTTCTATATTCAGCTGGTAAGTATTACCTGCAAGGCACAATTGTTTTtgtcatcctttttttttttttttttttttttgccatactGACCATACTGTCATGCAACTCTATTAATATGGCGATTCTTGCtatttcagaatgaaatccaTGGGCTCATTGAGCGGTACTCTATAAATGACAGTCTTGTGGAAGAGATTGAGAAGCTGAAGGAAGAAAACAAACGACTCAGAGCAAATtactaaaaaaagaatgtggCTACCCGTCTGACAGACAGTAGAGTGACTCCTTTGTGCTCAGCACAGGTTTAGGCCCAGGATGTGTGGTAGCATTACAGCACTGTCTTAGGTGAGGAACGACAGGGGTTCTGCTTTCCAGCTGATGCCTGAAGTATGCACTCATGTCCGGAGGACCAGCGTTGCCTGCTCTATTTATCACCAGCATATTTTTAAGGTTACACCATGAATGTACCTTAAAATAAGAGAGATTATTTGTAAgcttctctctccatttctgtgcatttttgtgcataatTTGCAATAAAATATTGCCATATAAGAGGGCATGTTTGTAGTAGATAACCTAGGTAGGGATGACTTTATAACCATAATAGTGACTTTATACTAAATTAGACAAATACAAACTGCAACATCAGGAAATCAATAACCTGGTCTGTTTATAGTGCCTACAATGGAATTTTGCAGGAGTCATTAAATTTGTATCTTGAATAAATTATTGCATTGAACTACCACAGAATGTTGATTGGGTCACAATTAATTGCTCATTGTTAATTTTTGATCAGCATGTTATTTGATAAAAGTAATTTGTCTGATTTTTCCTGTCCTAGATTGGTGTAGGACATAAAAAGCACAACTGAAACTGCTTagaattaaaatcatttaagagAATATGCATTAAGCTTGTCATATTTAGTCTCTCTTTTGGGAGCCATGGGCTTCAGTGTTTGCTATATTAGTGGCAGCTCTACATATGAACATCAAATGTCTTGACTAACTaaatacacagtggtgtgaaaaagtgtttgctccTTCCTGATTCCTTTGCATGTTtatcacactttaatgtttcagatcatcaaactaatttacatattagtaaaagataagtgaacacaacatgcagttttttaaattgagggaaaacaaaatccaaaactacatggtcctgtgtgaaaaagtgtttgccccaaacctaataactggttctGCCACCCTTAGCAgtaacaactgcaatcaagtgtttgcgataacttacaatgagtctgttacagggCTCTGGAGGGATTTTGATCCACTCAtgtatgcagaattgttgtaattcagccacattggagggttttcaagCATTACccacctttttaaggtcatgccacagcatctcaataggatttaggtcaggattttgactaggccactccaaagtcttcattttgtttttcttcagccattcagaggtggacttgctggggtgttttggatcattgtcctgctgcagaacccaagttctttacagcttgaggtcacaaacaaatggccagacattctctttcaggattttttgaTAAACAGTtaaattcatggttccatttatcacaacaaggcaataagaaaaaacactgtatctaagaggaaatgaaataatgaaactgATGCAAAGGGGTTAAAAGTACAAGGTACCAGTGCTGGAGGTATTTTAATTAggataaaagtaaaaagcaaCAGCAATATTTATAAAACCTTTTTACTAGATGAAGTTACCATTAAGCACCAATAATTATGTGGCAATTGACAATGTCCAAGCCagcctaagaaaaaaaatcattttatttaaaaaaaaaaacccaaatgcaCAGTAGTACATTCTAACAGTAAACCTGGATGTATTGGATGCATTGAATGTATTTCATTCGGATAATTTGTTGGTCAATCCGTTACATtagtttttcttatttttaagaaaaatacatttctgaggCACGTGTAAATTAAAATTGCATGCATACAATACATATTGTGTAGTCTTGTGTTATGAGGTAGAGAAGCAGTCCTGAGATCATGTGCACTATGTTGATACATCTGCCCTGCAGATAGGACAGGTGGCATTCTCCtgagaaacaaacaagaaatgtGTGCACATTACAATCATAATATCGGATAGAAAATACAAGGTTGTATTAAAAGTGTCCAATAACTCACTTTCAACCAGCGGTCAATGCACTTCACATGGTAGTCATGGAAGCACGGCAACATTCGCAGCTTCTCTCCTTTCTTGTAGTCAGAGAAACAGATTTGGCATCTGGGcacacagaaatgaaacattACCAACAATAACTGAATACAAGAccctataaaaaagaaaatgtgattttgGCACTTACTCTGTCTTGCCTGCACTGTGTGCTGGATCATAAGCTTTTGCAGGGAGTCTTTCAATCTCAACTTTAGTGAGGGTTTTCTTGCCCATCACAGATCCCTGGATCTCCTCAAGTGCCAGAAGAGCCTAAAGACAAATCCACAAGATAAAATAgtcaaaaggaaaaaacagcTGCTGAAAGAATTGGGAAAGCTACTTGATGCATTCATAATTATTTGCACTATAAACGCATACCTCATAGTTATTTCCCTGGCTGTCATCAAGCATGTCTAAAGACACGTGTGGACCGTTTCTGTGGCGAGAGCTGCGACCTCCCCGAGTCTGTCTTGTTTGTCTGCCTGATCAATCAATCACATTCACAGCATCAACAAGGAATGCTGACATGTCAAACAATGGTTTTACAATCTTTGGAAAAAAACCACGACTCACTGGGCTGCTCCACAACCATGGCCTGCTGCAGCTCTgagaatgatgatgagtgtATCATGGAGGCCCAGGGAGAGATCCAGCTCAGACCTACATAGGAATTAAACTTAAGAAGGTACAAGTAAAATCAAAAGTTAGaacttttaataacaaaaatattaacTATGCAATGATATGTAAACAGTATTTATGAaagatgtgtttaataaaactaACTGGGAGGTTTCGTGGAGGTCTGTTGGGTGAGGTGGTCTGTAATCGATTTTGCTCCTGATTAAACTGTTCCTCTCTATCAAATTGCTCctgcaagaaaagaaaaaaaattcaatatacAAAAGAAAGTGTGAATAGGTATAGAGCACCTCTCGAAAGTttagaaatgtttgtgttttgatcatttttgaGATATATgctctttttgtttatatgcatcaAAATAGGTaaagacctaaaaaaaaaaaaccacaagaattggacagtgaattactggaagaaagttctgaggagaacaggagagaagataaTAGAGTGCCTCATATGTCTAACGTGGAGGGGGAAGCCTAATGGCATTGGCATTGTTttggatgaaaagaaaaagttctagtcttttaaaataaattaggaTAACAGCATTACCTGGAGGCTTCTAGCAAACGCCTCGTCTTCAGCCATTTGAATAGAGCGAACAGTAGCCTCAACCaccatatcatcatcatcatcatctatgaCAACAATCTCCTCTTGAATGCAAGATcctctttctgtgtctgtggTCAACAGAATAGAGAAAGAATCAGAAGACTTGAATTCATGTCCATTACTTTAGAAAACTGCTGAACCcattcaaaaacaaatcatgAGTCTTACCTGTAGTGTGCAAGTGTGTTTCCACTGCTCCATGCGAAAGTGTTGTTGATGTACACCTAGAGGACCCATGACTGTTAAAGGTTGATGTCTTTTTTGCTCTCCGTTCCTTATTGCATTTATTAAGTATTTTTTGCTCAGAGGCACGACCACAGGGAGAAGTCTTGCGTGAGCAAATATGACCAGCAGCAGAAGCAGCTCCCAGTACAGATCGTTCAGGAGCTGAACTAGAACGTGAAAAGGCAGAAGTGGaagaggaagaaacagtggACTGTGAGGGGCGTGGAGACTCCAGCCACGTCATTTCAGATAAAAGAGATGAGGCAGGAACAAATCCTCTTCCAATTCCAGTTTGTACATCATGTACACCTCCTATGGGCTCTTGTAATCTTCTTCGTTTTAGTGTCCTTTGAGAGCAAGGGGTTGTGTTGAGGTATCCGGGAATCATGTCCCCTCTCTGTGAACTTTTGCCATCTGCACCAAATAGTGTAGCCTAGGGATTAAAGCCACCATGAGAAATATTCTTTACATTTGCTAAAACgtctttacaaaaaataaagggaTTTGAACAAAAGCTGTCTTTACCCCACTGTAACTGTCTGCGACTTGGGAATGCCTTTTTCTTTGAAAATTGAGAGGGCTGAAAAgcagaaacagacaaaaaacagaTATCTGAGTGTACTTAATAGATTAACGATCATAAAActcatacatacagtgaggaaaataagtatttgaacaccctgctattttgcaagttctcccacttagaaatcatgtaggggtctgaaattgtcatcgtaggtgcatgtccactgtgagagacataatctaaaaaaaaaaaaaaatccagaaatcccaatatatgatttttaaactatttatttgtatgatacagctgcaaataagtatttgaacacctgtctatcagctagaattctgacccttaaagacctgttagtctgcctttaaaatgtccacctcccct
It contains:
- the nedd1 gene encoding protein NEDD1 isoform X2 is translated as MEEVTRLVSSGDCLKIWDSTSMSVVEQFNPHSASHPLAQACWSSSNQYIVSASSIGDKLVVTSLKSSPVPVMELAEGKKQTRVALNSTSQFLVSGGLDNTVNIWDLKTKRLHRSLKDHKEEVTCVSFNGGDSYIASGSTSGDIILHSITTNLSSKAFGHGPNEPIRDLKYSLIKRSLLGSVSDSGSVVLWDANTQKELHTFEGAHKAPASGLAFSPANDLLFITVGLDKKIVCYDTSSKVIFRSKQVESPLTTVDFTPDGAGLVVGSTQGRIYMYDLRNLSAPVKTTMAHKTSVTCIRFQHSNTRLKTSKTVSGKTTTSQSNKRISVKLGQTQQGGPSTPTSSVPTVLEQQPVSRGDGQTHNLGSGGGPEVPSRDAEGQQSLDKFNSVGRNSLSLDIFSPVTDGFKTHGLIGDTPTSRNGGSADVFFREPEGQHSSDKFRVGRNSLDIFSPVRDDYKGHRLSDASSVKKDLDFLPQHGSAQRKNPLGTPGARCYSPLTAVHTPPAIKEEDTVITSPTHTDTQSNMVKKSNYLRQNVLNTLPASQSTHMQSVPSFNTPEASQRRELSTQLNYDSPVSCSQPVAEPAAAPAAVAGASGAVSSEAPLTSVQMNFVRNMIHEALEDFRDTCHRDIINLQVEMVRQFYIQLNEIHGLIERYSINDSLVEEIEKLKEENKRLRANY
- the nedd1 gene encoding protein NEDD1 isoform X4, whose translation is MEEVTRLVSSGDCLKIWDSTSMSVVEQFNPHSASHPLAQACWSSSNQYIVSASSIGDKLVVTSLKSSPVPVMELAEGKKQTRVALNSTSQFLVSGGLDNTVNIWDLKTKRLHRSLKDHKEEVTCVSFNGGDSYIASGSTSGDIILHSITTNLSSKAFGHGPNEPIRDLKYSLIKRSLLGSVSDSGSVVLWDANTQKELHTFEGAHKAPASGLAFSPANDLLFITVGLDKKIVCYDTSSKVIFRSKQVESPLTTVDFTPDGAGLVVGSTQGRIYMYDLRNLSAPVKTTMAHKTSVTCIRFQHSNTRLKTSKTVSGKTTTSQSNKRISVKLGQTQQGGPSTPTSSVPTVLEQQPVSRGDGQTHNLGSGGGPEVPSRDAEGQQSLDKFNSVGRNSLSLDIFSPVTDGFKTHGLIGDTPTSRNGGSADVFFREPEGQHSSDKFRVGRNSLDIFSPVRDDYKGHRLSDASSVKKDLDFLPQHGSAQRKNPLGTPGARCYSPLTAVHTPPAIKEEDTVITSPTHTDTQSNMSTHMQSVPSFNTPEASQRRELSTQLNYDSPVSCSQPVAEPAAAAPAAVAGASGAVSSEAPLTSVQMNFVRNMIHEALEDFRDTCHRDIINLQVEMVRQFYIQLNEIHGLIERYSINDSLVEEIEKLKEENKRLRANY
- the si:ch211-59o9.10 gene encoding E3 ubiquitin-protein ligase RLIM, which encodes MESTLKDSRPSSPFFSLDEDETSEHLNEACLLSDSELPFDDRRSSYDFSNVIVPETPESPLNFQRKRHSQVADSYSGATLFGADGKSSQRGDMIPGYLNTTPCSQRTLKRRRLQEPIGGVHDVQTGIGRGFVPASSLLSEMTWLESPRPSQSTVSSSSTSAFSRSSSAPERSVLGAASAAGHICSRKTSPCGRASEQKILNKCNKERRAKKTSTFNSHGSSRCTSTTLSHGAVETHLHTTDTERGSCIQEEIVVIDDDDDDMVVEATVRSIQMAEDEAFARSLQEQFDREEQFNQEQNRLQTTSPNRPPRNLPFNSYVGLSWISPWASMIHSSSFSELQQAMVVEQPSRQTRQTRGGRSSRHRNGPHVSLDMLDDSQGNNYEALLALEEIQGSVMGKKTLTKVEIERLPAKAYDPAHSAGKTECQICFSDYKKGEKLRMLPCFHDYHVKCIDRWLKENATCPICRADVST
- the nedd1 gene encoding protein NEDD1 isoform X1; translated protein: MEEVTRLVSSGDCLKIWDSTSMSVVEQFNPHSASHPLAQACWSSSNQYIVSASSIGDKLVVTSLKSSPVPVMELAEGKKQTRVALNSTSQFLVSGGLDNTVNIWDLKTKRLHRSLKDHKEEVTCVSFNGGDSYIASGSTSGDIILHSITTNLSSKAFGHGPNEPIRDLKYSLIKRSLLGSVSDSGSVVLWDANTQKELHTFEGAHKAPASGLAFSPANDLLFITVGLDKKIVCYDTSSKVIFRSKQVESPLTTVDFTPDGAGLVVGSTQGRIYMYDLRNLSAPVKTTMAHKTSVTCIRFQHSNTRLKTSKTVSGKTTTSQSNKRISVKLGQTQQGGPSTPTSSVPTVLEQQPVSRGDGQTHNLGSGGGPEVPSRDAEGQQSLDKFNSVGRNSLSLDIFSPVTDGFKTHGLIGDTPTSRNGGSADVFFREPEGQHSSDKFRVGRNSLDIFSPVRDDYKGHRLSDASSVKKDLDFLPQHGSAQRKNPLGTPGARCYSPLTAVHTPPAIKEEDTVITSPTHTDTQSNMVKKSNYLRQNVLNTLPASQSTHMQSVPSFNTPEASQRRELSTQLNYDSPVSCSQPVAEPAAAAPAAVAGASGAVSSEAPLTSVQMNFVRNMIHEALEDFRDTCHRDIINLQVEMVRQFYIQLNEIHGLIERYSINDSLVEEIEKLKEENKRLRANY
- the nedd1 gene encoding protein NEDD1 isoform X3, with the protein product MEEVTRLVSSGDCLKIWDSTSMSVVEQFNPHSASHPLAQACWSSSNQYIVSASSIGDKLVVTSLKSSPVPVMELAEGKKQTRVALNSTSQFLVSGGLDNTVNIWDLKTKRLHRSLKDHKEEVTCVSFNGGDSYIASGSTSGDIILHSITTNLSSKAFGHGPNEPIRDLKYSLIKRSLLGSVSDSGSVVLWDANTQKELHTFEGAHKAPASGLAFSPANDLLFITVGLDKKIVCYDTSSKVIFRSKQVESPLTTVDFTPDGAGLVVGSTQGRIYMYDLRNLSAPVKTTMAHKTSVTCIRFQHSNTRLKTSKTVSGKTTTSQSNKRISVKLGQTQQGGPSTPTSSVPTVLEQQPVSRGDGQTHNLGSGGGPEVPSRDAEGQQSLDKFNSVGRNSLSLDIFSPVTDGFKTHGLIGDTPTSRNGGSADVFFREPEGQHSSDKFRVGRNSLDIFSPVRDDYKGHRLSDASSVKKDLDFLPQHGSAQRKNPLGTPGARCYSPLTAVHTPPAIKEEDTVITSPTHTDTQSNMVKKSNYLRQNVLNTLPASQSTHMQSVPSFNTPEASQRRELSTQLNYDSPVSCSQPVAEPAPAAVAGASGAVSSEAPLTSVQMNFVRNMIHEALEDFRDTCHRDIINLQVEMVRQFYIQLNEIHGLIERYSINDSLVEEIEKLKEENKRLRANY
- the nedd1 gene encoding protein NEDD1 isoform X5 is translated as MEEVTRLVSSGDCLKIWDSTSMSVVEQFNPHSASHPLAQACWSSSNQYIVSASSIGDKLVVTSLKSSPVPVMELAEGKKQTRVALNSTSQFLVSGGLDNTVNIWDLKTKRLHRSLKDHKEEVTCVSFNGGDSYIASGSTSGDIILHSITTNLSSKAFGHGPNEPIRDLKYSLIKRSLLGSVSDSGSVVLWDANTQKELHTFEGAHKAPASGLAFSPANDLLFITVGLDKKIVCYDTSSKVIFRSKQVESPLTTVDFTPDGAGLVVGSTQGRIYMYDLRNLSAPVKTTMAHKTSVTCIRFQHSNTRLKTSKTVSGKTTTSQSNKRISVKLGQTQQGGPSTPTSSVPTVLEQQPVSRGDGQTHNLGSGGGPEVPSRDAEGQQSLDKFNSVGRNSLSLDIFSPVTDGFKTHGLIGDTPTSRNGGSADVFFREPEGQHSSDKFRVGRNSLDIFSPVRDDYKGHRLSDASSVKKDLDFLPQHGSAQRKNPLGTPGARCYSPLTAVHTPPAIKEEDTVITSPTHTDTQSNMSTHMQSVPSFNTPEASQRRELSTQLNYDSPVSCSQPVAEPAAAPAAVAGASGAVSSEAPLTSVQMNFVRNMIHEALEDFRDTCHRDIINLQVEMVRQFYIQLNEIHGLIERYSINDSLVEEIEKLKEENKRLRANY